A region of Methanomicrobium sp. W14 DNA encodes the following proteins:
- a CDS encoding TATA-box-binding protein, whose protein sequence is MKVNPEESLKIENIVASAKVAETLDLQMINEKIKDAEYNKKRFPGVVLRMQDPKIAALVFGSGKVVLTGAKSVDSLSKGLEILGNKLRDLKLNIPKKLEYKIQNIVTSADLGTPINLNKIAVGFNLDRIEYEPEQFPGLVYRLEEPRVVVLLFGSGKLIITGGKQPEDAKKAVIKILSDLSNLGLIHQ, encoded by the coding sequence ATGAAGGTCAACCCCGAAGAGTCATTAAAGATAGAAAATATAGTTGCGTCAGCAAAGGTTGCAGAGACTCTGGATCTCCAGATGATTAATGAAAAAATAAAGGATGCGGAATACAACAAGAAACGGTTTCCAGGTGTTGTACTAAGGATGCAGGACCCAAAGATTGCGGCACTTGTCTTCGGATCAGGAAAAGTAGTCCTTACCGGTGCAAAAAGTGTTGACAGTCTCTCAAAGGGCCTTGAAATTCTCGGCAACAAGCTTCGTGATCTCAAACTGAACATTCCGAAAAAACTGGAATACAAAATTCAGAACATCGTGACATCCGCTGACCTTGGAACACCGATAAACCTCAACAAAATTGCAGTGGGTTTTAACCTCGACAGAATTGAATACGAACCGGAGCAGTTCCCGGGTCTCGTATACCGTCTTGAAGAGCCGAGAGTGGTTGTCCTTCTCTTTGGATCAGGGAAACTCATAATTACAGGTGGAAAACAGCCTGAAGATGCAAAAAAAGCAGTTATAAAAATTCTTTCAGACCTTTCAAATCTCGGGCTGATTCACCAGTGA
- a CDS encoding acetate--CoA ligase family protein — translation MARWMLSESEGYDFLKKYDVPVPEYSIVKSPAEAGKEAERIGYPVVMKIVSPQILHKSDAGGVIVGVKNNEEAEEAYRQIISNVEASKPDADIEGVIVEAMAKPGVELIIGGNTDSTFGKTITFGIGGTLVEFLKDVSMRILPIDEDEVRKMVREINSYKLITGYRGSAPKDEEILVRTIMNVCRAFEETDDLKEFDINPLRLYESGACAVDTALIFDDDHENGADGDVPVDLNIFDPKSIAVIGASETPGKMGYAVMHKLSTFPGKLYPVNPKRDVIMCFKTYPTILDIPEDIDMAVITVPSSLVPGIMEECGKKGVKIAVVITAGFREMNDEGRRLEEDTVSIAKKYGTRIVGPNCLGIINPHKGYDTTYVQRSPAPGSIAFLSQSGAIVNAVVDWSLTHNIGFSVVVSVGNQSDLNFFDYLRWAESDPNTEAIIMYIEEINRGRKFLDLVSRISKTKPVVAIKSGSSERGRAAAASHTGSLAGSYEVYMEAFRESGILSVTNLEDAFLAAEFLSHNKQYPKGRRAVIVTNAGGFAVLSNDYAERYGVDIIDLPKEVIEEMDQFLPPFWNRGNPIDLLGDADGARFAKTFNVLAKHDDLWDICMVIGFPNLVLTSERFAKQIMMLSESTEKRVVSVLIGGAEMNGGREILRENKVPPFEELETAFRVVGRTLQSKYRVKGVGLL, via the coding sequence ATGGCAAGATGGATGTTAAGTGAGTCTGAAGGCTACGATTTCCTTAAAAAATACGACGTTCCTGTTCCGGAGTACAGTATTGTTAAATCTCCGGCTGAAGCAGGCAAGGAAGCAGAGAGAATTGGATATCCTGTCGTAATGAAGATAGTCTCTCCGCAGATACTTCATAAAAGCGACGCCGGCGGAGTTATTGTCGGGGTAAAGAACAATGAAGAGGCGGAAGAGGCATACCGGCAGATAATATCAAATGTTGAAGCCAGCAAGCCCGATGCCGATATAGAGGGCGTAATCGTTGAAGCGATGGCAAAACCCGGTGTCGAGCTTATCATAGGCGGAAACACTGATTCAACCTTCGGTAAGACTATAACCTTCGGTATCGGTGGGACGCTTGTAGAATTTTTAAAAGACGTTTCGATGAGAATTCTTCCTATTGATGAGGATGAAGTCAGAAAGATGGTCCGTGAGATAAACTCCTACAAGCTTATAACAGGATACAGGGGATCTGCACCAAAGGATGAGGAAATTCTTGTCAGGACTATAATGAATGTCTGCCGTGCCTTTGAAGAAACCGATGATTTAAAAGAGTTTGATATAAACCCTCTCAGGCTGTACGAATCAGGGGCATGTGCGGTTGATACAGCCCTTATATTTGACGATGATCATGAAAACGGGGCAGACGGAGATGTTCCTGTTGATTTAAATATTTTTGATCCTAAATCAATTGCCGTAATAGGCGCATCCGAGACACCCGGAAAGATGGGTTATGCGGTCATGCACAAGCTCTCTACTTTCCCCGGGAAACTCTATCCTGTAAACCCCAAAAGGGACGTCATTATGTGTTTCAAGACATACCCGACGATTCTTGATATACCTGAAGATATTGATATGGCAGTTATCACGGTCCCTTCTTCTCTTGTTCCGGGAATTATGGAGGAGTGCGGTAAAAAGGGCGTAAAAATAGCGGTCGTGATTACGGCCGGCTTCAGGGAGATGAACGATGAGGGCAGAAGACTTGAAGAGGATACCGTCTCTATTGCAAAGAAGTACGGGACAAGAATCGTCGGTCCGAACTGTCTTGGAATAATCAACCCGCACAAGGGGTATGATACGACATACGTACAGAGGTCTCCTGCGCCGGGAAGCATAGCATTCCTGTCACAGAGCGGCGCTATCGTAAATGCAGTCGTTGACTGGAGCCTGACGCATAATATAGGGTTTTCAGTGGTGGTGTCTGTCGGAAACCAGTCTGATCTCAATTTCTTCGATTACCTGCGGTGGGCCGAGTCAGACCCTAATACCGAGGCTATAATCATGTATATCGAGGAGATAAACCGTGGCAGGAAGTTCCTTGACCTCGTGTCAAGGATTTCAAAGACAAAACCCGTTGTTGCGATTAAATCGGGATCTTCAGAGCGCGGACGCGCTGCTGCCGCTTCCCACACCGGTTCTCTTGCAGGAAGCTATGAAGTATACATGGAAGCGTTCAGGGAGTCCGGGATATTAAGCGTCACAAATCTCGAGGATGCATTTCTTGCAGCAGAGTTTCTGTCCCACAACAAGCAGTACCCTAAGGGCAGACGGGCAGTCATCGTGACAAACGCCGGTGGTTTTGCAGTTCTTTCAAATGACTACGCTGAACGTTACGGCGTTGACATTATTGACCTGCCAAAGGAGGTAATAGAAGAGATGGACCAGTTTCTTCCGCCTTTCTGGAACCGCGGCAACCCGATTGACCTTCTCGGGGATGCAGACGGGGCAAGGTTTGCAAAGACTTTCAATGTCCTTGCAAAGCACGATGACCTCTGGGACATCTGTATGGTCATAGGCTTCCCGAACCTTGTCTTGACGTCAGAGCGTTTTGCAAAGCAGATTATGATGCTTTCGGAGTCAACAGAAAAAAGAGTAGTCTCTGTCCTTATAGGCGGAGCGGAGATGAACGGAGGCCGTGAGATCCTCAGAGAGAACAAAGTGCCCCCGTTTGAAGAGCTTGAGACTGCATTCCGCGTTGTGGGAAGAACCCTTCAGAGCAAATATCGCGTCAAAGGCGTAGGTCTTCTCTGA
- a CDS encoding CDP-alcohol phosphatidyltransferase family protein encodes MNITALRPKFIGCLEPLADIFIRLKITPNMISSLSLIAGLITAYLFFIRFFRAGAVFLVISAVLDLVDGTVARKTGRESKFGAVFDWIVDKYVDSIVLLGVALSGIAIISPYISINGVNGYTLDFAVVAFAIIGSLMNTFIKPVTYAEVGFEKREDGKIDDPLERVGFFGRPETILFLVAGGIIYMPVAVVIIAVCTNLSALQRIIYLYRHL; translated from the coding sequence ATGAATATTACTGCACTAAGACCAAAATTTATCGGATGCCTTGAGCCTCTTGCAGATATATTCATAAGACTTAAAATAACGCCGAATATGATTTCGTCCCTGTCCCTTATTGCCGGACTTATTACGGCGTATCTTTTCTTTATCAGGTTTTTCAGGGCCGGTGCGGTATTTCTTGTAATATCCGCCGTCCTTGACCTTGTAGACGGAACTGTCGCAAGAAAAACCGGCCGTGAGAGCAAATTTGGTGCTGTCTTTGACTGGATAGTAGACAAGTACGTTGACAGTATTGTACTTTTGGGAGTAGCTCTTTCCGGAATAGCAATAATAAGCCCTTATATCTCAATAAATGGTGTTAACGGGTATACCCTTGACTTTGCCGTCGTTGCTTTTGCTATAATAGGCTCCCTGATGAACACGTTCATAAAACCGGTCACATATGCAGAGGTGGGATTCGAAAAAAGAGAGGACGGAAAAATAGACGACCCGCTTGAAAGAGTCGGATTTTTCGGAAGACCAGAGACCATACTCTTTCTGGTTGCCGGAGGAATAATATATATGCCGGTTGCCGTTGTAATCATCGCAGTCTGCACAAATCTCTCGGCACTGCAGAGAATCATTTACCTTTACAGACACCTTTGA
- a CDS encoding SIMPL domain-containing protein, with product MSIRSKLVIAVFVVLIAAAAFVGSVSAADDEKLIHVSGTGKITTDPDLVEISIAVQTEDTDGVKAQQDNANKMSTCIDALKGLGLNDSEIKTTGYSMYSYKTDSNSPFGGDKTVYRVTNTILVKTDRIDDAGDIIDTAISNGANNVNYISFTLSDSKSQELRAQALASAVAQARSDAESVASALGVQIEGIQSVDVGGSSTPVTYSGTSYKNIAMDEVAGGYSTPVQTDTVDVTARVSIDYIIR from the coding sequence ATGTCTATCAGAAGCAAACTGGTCATTGCTGTCTTTGTGGTTCTTATCGCAGCGGCAGCATTCGTCGGCAGCGTATCCGCGGCCGATGACGAAAAACTAATCCATGTCTCAGGTACCGGAAAGATTACAACCGACCCTGACCTTGTTGAGATATCCATTGCCGTTCAGACAGAGGATACTGATGGTGTAAAAGCACAGCAGGATAACGCAAACAAGATGAGTACCTGTATTGATGCACTGAAAGGTCTGGGACTTAACGACAGCGAGATTAAAACTACAGGATACAGCATGTATTCCTATAAAACAGATTCAAATTCTCCGTTTGGAGGCGACAAGACGGTATACCGTGTCACAAACACGATTCTTGTGAAGACAGACAGGATTGATGATGCAGGAGATATCATAGATACGGCTATTTCAAACGGAGCGAACAATGTGAATTACATTTCGTTCACACTTTCGGACAGCAAGAGCCAGGAATTAAGAGCGCAGGCACTTGCAAGTGCTGTTGCCCAGGCACGCTCTGATGCAGAATCCGTTGCGTCAGCTCTCGGTGTTCAGATAGAAGGTATACAGAGTGTAGATGTAGGCGGAAGTTCAACGCCTGTGACATACTCCGGGACAAGCTACAAGAACATTGCGATGGACGAGGTTGCAGGAGGCTATTCAACGCCTGTACAGACGGATACAGTTGACGTGACAGCAAGAGTATCAATTGATTACATAATCCGTTAA
- a CDS encoding helix-turn-helix domain-containing protein, whose translation MKLEKVLTFTEKEEELATLLTDVGLKRNVAKVLVYLANTNEATSRDIERGTDLRQPEVSIAMRTLSEKEWIENRESKAESKGRPVKIYCLSKPIKDIVDTIESDKKEEIENQLKLIQKVREIVSA comes from the coding sequence ATGAAACTAGAAAAAGTGCTTACTTTTACAGAGAAAGAAGAGGAGTTAGCCACTCTTCTTACAGATGTTGGACTAAAAAGAAATGTAGCCAAAGTCCTTGTATACCTTGCGAATACAAATGAAGCAACATCGAGAGATATTGAACGTGGAACAGACCTCCGACAGCCTGAAGTGAGCATTGCTATGCGGACACTCAGCGAAAAAGAGTGGATAGAAAACCGCGAGAGCAAGGCAGAAAGCAAGGGAAGGCCTGTAAAGATATACTGCCTTTCAAAACCGATTAAAGACATTGTGGATACAATAGAGTCAGATAAAAAGGAAGAGATTGAAAACCAGCTGAAACTTATTCAGAAAGTCCGTGAAATCGTGTCAGCATAG
- a CDS encoding NAD(P)/FAD-dependent oxidoreductase, with protein sequence MKSRYDVLVIGGGPGGAVAAEKAAAEGLSVCLAEKRPAIGTPVRCAEGIGKEALKKFIDPDPCFISAEISRAAITAPDGESMILDSSKCGNKIGYVVERKIFDRELVRQAADSGADILLKTNAKAPVIENGFIKGAYLEGMADKISADVVIAADGVESRFSRMCGINTLVSPREMMSGAQYLLAGIDIEPDMNIFNVGNSVAPKGYLWVFPKGESIANVGVGIQGLKSGEGHRAKDYLDNFVRKKFPGGKIIEFITGGVPVCRPLPETAADGLMVVGDAARVVEPLTGGGIYNAMYTGELAAKVAVDSISGEDYSRDSLGKYDSLWRSSPMGKSLEQNYLMKEYFVTLSDEKLNRLIHSASKIALKDFSVIQLVKELVLRNPELIIELRSAGIFMN encoded by the coding sequence ATGAAGAGCAGATATGATGTCCTTGTTATCGGCGGAGGCCCTGGTGGAGCCGTTGCCGCAGAAAAAGCCGCAGCGGAAGGGTTATCTGTCTGTCTTGCAGAAAAAAGACCAGCTATAGGAACACCTGTGAGGTGTGCCGAAGGTATAGGAAAAGAGGCCCTGAAGAAGTTTATAGATCCCGATCCGTGTTTTATTTCAGCAGAAATTTCCCGTGCGGCTATCACAGCCCCTGACGGGGAAAGTATGATACTTGATTCTTCAAAATGTGGAAATAAAATAGGATATGTTGTCGAGAGAAAAATATTTGACAGGGAACTTGTCAGGCAGGCTGCCGATTCGGGTGCAGATATTTTACTGAAAACAAATGCAAAAGCTCCTGTTATCGAGAATGGTTTTATAAAAGGTGCATATCTGGAGGGAATGGCTGATAAAATAAGTGCAGATGTAGTTATCGCAGCTGACGGCGTTGAGTCACGCTTTTCCAGAATGTGCGGAATAAATACACTTGTTTCGCCCCGCGAGATGATGTCCGGAGCGCAGTATCTTCTGGCAGGTATTGATATTGAACCGGATATGAATATCTTTAATGTAGGCAACAGTGTTGCTCCAAAAGGGTATCTATGGGTATTTCCAAAAGGAGAAAGCATTGCCAATGTAGGCGTAGGCATACAGGGGCTAAAAAGCGGTGAAGGTCACAGGGCTAAGGACTATCTTGATAATTTTGTAAGAAAAAAATTTCCCGGCGGTAAAATTATCGAATTCATAACCGGTGGAGTGCCGGTATGCAGACCACTGCCCGAGACCGCAGCAGACGGTCTTATGGTTGTCGGAGATGCAGCAAGGGTTGTTGAACCGCTTACCGGAGGCGGGATATACAATGCGATGTACACCGGTGAACTTGCGGCAAAAGTTGCTGTTGACAGTATCTCCGGTGAAGACTACAGCAGAGATTCACTTGGCAAATATGATTCTTTATGGCGTTCTTCACCTATGGGTAAAAGTCTGGAGCAGAATTATCTGATGAAAGAATATTTTGTCACTCTTTCAGATGAAAAATTAAACAGACTTATTCATTCCGCATCAAAAATTGCGCTGAAAGATTTCAGTGTCATTCAGCTTGTAAAAGAACTGGTTCTCAGAAATCCTGAATTAATTATTGAACTGCGCTCTGCGGGTATCTTTATGAATTAA
- the rpiA gene encoding ribose-5-phosphate isomerase RpiA: MSEKILNSKKNAGCYAAELVKSGDVVGLGTGSTVLYSMERLSERIKSEGLEIKGVPTSFQTASRARALGIPLTTLYDCPEIDIAIDGADQVDPSGNLIKGRGAAQTRERCVASAAKRFIVIVDEAKLTQTLSSPVPVEVISFALPLLYRVVKSLGGVVKVREGVKKDGPVITDNGCIETDCNFGEIDDPEKLQTGLNNVPGVLSCGLFTEFREKIVVVVGDEAGTRILC; this comes from the coding sequence ATGTCCGAAAAAATTTTGAATTCAAAGAAAAATGCAGGCTGTTATGCCGCAGAACTTGTGAAATCCGGTGATGTCGTCGGTCTTGGGACCGGCTCGACCGTATTATATTCAATGGAGCGGCTTTCAGAGAGGATAAAATCGGAGGGTCTGGAAATAAAAGGTGTTCCTACCTCTTTTCAGACTGCATCCAGGGCGAGAGCCTTAGGGATTCCCCTTACAACTCTTTATGACTGCCCGGAGATTGATATTGCAATTGACGGGGCTGACCAGGTAGACCCTTCCGGAAATCTTATCAAAGGGCGTGGCGCTGCGCAGACGCGGGAAAGGTGTGTTGCATCAGCTGCAAAGCGTTTTATTGTAATTGTCGACGAGGCAAAGCTGACACAGACACTCTCTTCACCTGTTCCCGTTGAGGTTATATCGTTTGCACTGCCGCTTTTGTACCGGGTAGTAAAGAGTCTCGGGGGAGTAGTGAAGGTCCGTGAGGGTGTAAAAAAAGACGGGCCTGTAATTACTGATAACGGATGCATTGAGACTGACTGCAACTTCGGTGAGATTGACGACCCTGAAAAACTTCAGACCGGACTGAATAATGTTCCAGGTGTTCTTTCCTGCGGGCTGTTTACTGAATTTCGTGAAAAAATAGTTGTTGTTGTTGGAGATGAGGCCGGCACCAGAATTCTATGCTGA
- a CDS encoding dihydrofolate reductase family protein — MKTEYKRPHVMIMSEITVDGKLTLKKGASSKILMKYMDPKTDILLHKTRAEYDAIMVGSNTIRIDNSFLTVRYVEGENPVRVIPSSMGDIPPESNVLGKDAKTIIAVCKKAPQERVDAILKKGAEVLFCGEDRVSLPLLMNILATDYNIKTLMVEGGPTLNYYMLQDRLVDEIRLIHLPFIVGGADTPSLVGGMHIDSEEEMFHLALKEYYMCGSNLVTEYDVNYSE, encoded by the coding sequence ATGAAAACAGAATATAAAAGACCTCATGTAATGATAATGTCAGAGATAACTGTTGACGGAAAACTGACATTAAAAAAGGGTGCTTCAAGCAAAATCCTTATGAAATACATGGATCCAAAAACCGATATCCTTCTGCATAAGACAAGGGCCGAATATGATGCCATAATGGTAGGTTCCAATACAATAAGAATCGATAATTCATTTTTAACAGTACGATACGTAGAGGGGGAAAACCCGGTAAGGGTTATCCCGAGCAGTATGGGTGATATACCGCCTGAATCAAACGTTTTGGGAAAGGATGCGAAAACAATAATTGCAGTGTGCAAAAAAGCGCCTCAGGAGAGGGTGGACGCCATTTTAAAGAAAGGCGCCGAGGTTTTGTTCTGTGGAGAAGACAGGGTGAGTCTTCCTCTCCTGATGAATATTCTGGCAACAGACTACAATATAAAGACCCTGATGGTTGAAGGGGGTCCGACGCTGAATTATTATATGCTGCAGGACAGACTTGTTGATGAAATAAGACTTATCCATCTGCCGTTTATAGTTGGAGGAGCAGATACGCCTTCTCTTGTTGGCGGAATGCATATAGACTCGGAGGAGGAAATGTTTCATCTGGCCCTCAAAGAGTACTATATGTGCGGCTCCAATCTTGTAACCGAATACGACGTAAACTATAGTGAATAA
- the sppA gene encoding signal peptide peptidase SppA gives MSWLDREILLIDKRKQRKNGWKWFAAGIIVAVIIFAVVTLYPYTHDEGVKVIYIEGTLTTGNAYDGEYAGSEYIGGLIRSAADDPLTSGIVLRVDSPGGYPAAAQEIIEDLEYAKKKKPVVVSMGEMATSAAYYVSAYADRIFANPDTITGGIGTISTFYDNSESLEKEGVSVSVVKSGDMKDLGSTYRNMTEEEHNYMQNLVDDSFELFISDVLSQRQNISRSDVEEAQIIRGENAQKLGLVDEMGNLYDAIDYVKNYDIKTGGSN, from the coding sequence ATGTCATGGCTTGACAGGGAAATACTACTGATAGATAAAAGAAAACAGCGTAAAAACGGCTGGAAATGGTTTGCGGCAGGGATTATTGTTGCAGTCATTATTTTCGCAGTTGTAACCCTTTATCCATACACCCATGATGAGGGTGTCAAAGTAATATATATCGAAGGAACTCTTACTACGGGAAATGCATATGACGGTGAGTACGCCGGAAGCGAATATATAGGCGGACTTATCAGGTCTGCAGCAGACGACCCGTTAACGTCAGGAATAGTGCTTAGAGTGGACAGTCCTGGCGGCTATCCCGCAGCTGCACAGGAGATAATAGAAGATCTCGAGTACGCAAAAAAGAAAAAGCCGGTTGTTGTTTCAATGGGTGAGATGGCGACTTCAGCCGCTTACTATGTGAGTGCCTATGCGGACAGGATATTTGCAAATCCGGACACTATCACGGGGGGAATAGGCACGATATCAACCTTTTATGATAACAGTGAGTCGCTTGAAAAGGAAGGTGTGTCGGTATCAGTTGTAAAGTCCGGGGATATGAAGGATTTGGGCTCGACCTACCGCAATATGACTGAGGAAGAACACAATTATATGCAGAATCTGGTTGATGACAGCTTTGAGCTTTTCATAAGCGACGTTTTGTCCCAGAGGCAGAATATCAGCAGGTCGGATGTGGAGGAGGCGCAGATTATACGCGGTGAGAACGCACAAAAGCTTGGCCTTGTTGATGAAATGGGAAACCTTTACGATGCAATAGATTATGTCAAAAATTATGACATTAAAACAGGCGGAAGCAACTGA
- a CDS encoding transcription factor S, translating into MMFCPECKSMLKSSGGKLKCPKCGYEQDVTDKSQLLKTDQRVEREIIIVDGDQNMTTLPTINVKCPECGNDKAEWWLRQLRSADESEVRFFRCTKCKHTWREYD; encoded by the coding sequence ATGATGTTCTGTCCAGAATGCAAAAGCATGCTAAAATCATCTGGTGGAAAGCTGAAATGTCCAAAATGCGGTTATGAGCAGGACGTTACAGACAAATCCCAGCTTCTTAAAACAGACCAGAGGGTTGAAAGGGAAATTATAATTGTTGACGGTGATCAAAACATGACGACACTGCCGACAATAAACGTAAAATGCCCGGAATGCGGCAATGATAAGGCTGAATGGTGGCTGCGCCAGCTCCGTTCTGCTGATGAAAGTGAAGTCCGCTTTTTCCGCTGCACAAAGTGCAAACACACGTGGCGTGAATACGACTGA
- a CDS encoding EF-Tu/IF-2/RF-3 family GTPase: protein MPNLNVAMLGTAGYAKNVGKKGTSSDIVFYNLKKGEDTLTMIEPQRYPERLAPLFYSISATDCAVIVVDSVSPEFGETIVALDCANVKKGYVILRNYLDKSQIEPLIRGTVIENYSFIEDDPNVLREKLFEDAAKKPHEVTEEPGIVPVDHHFNVKGIGTVVLGNVISGTIRTHDNLKVLPTQKTALVRSIQKHDADCPDASGGDRVGLALKNITSEELDRGYVLTARGDVKTGDEFTGKLNMVKFWQTPVAEGMVIHVGHWMQYISGKIESVSKDPKNPDISISLEKELVYLQNDIALVFHLDAGKLRVVGTISLN, encoded by the coding sequence ATGCCAAATCTAAATGTTGCAATGCTCGGAACTGCGGGCTACGCAAAGAATGTCGGGAAAAAGGGAACAAGCTCTGATATAGTTTTCTACAACCTCAAGAAGGGTGAGGACACCTTAACTATGATTGAGCCGCAGAGGTACCCTGAACGCCTTGCACCTCTGTTCTACTCGATTTCAGCGACTGACTGTGCGGTTATCGTCGTCGATTCTGTGAGCCCGGAATTCGGCGAGACAATCGTTGCTCTTGACTGTGCAAATGTGAAAAAAGGTTATGTCATCTTAAGAAACTACCTTGACAAATCCCAGATTGAGCCTCTTATCCGCGGAACTGTAATCGAGAATTATTCTTTCATAGAAGACGACCCGAATGTCCTTAGAGAAAAACTTTTTGAAGACGCTGCAAAAAAGCCTCACGAAGTCACTGAAGAGCCGGGAATCGTTCCTGTTGACCACCATTTCAACGTAAAGGGAATCGGAACAGTAGTTCTCGGAAACGTGATATCAGGGACTATCAGGACGCATGATAATCTGAAGGTCCTTCCTACGCAGAAGACTGCTCTGGTGCGTTCCATTCAGAAGCATGACGCTGACTGTCCGGATGCATCAGGGGGCGACAGGGTGGGTCTTGCACTGAAAAATATAACTTCGGAAGAGCTTGACCGCGGATACGTTCTTACAGCACGCGGGGATGTAAAAACGGGCGATGAGTTTACTGGAAAGCTGAACATGGTTAAATTCTGGCAGACTCCTGTTGCAGAAGGCATGGTAATACACGTTGGCCACTGGATGCAGTATATATCCGGGAAAATAGAGTCCGTATCCAAAGACCCGAAAAATCCTGACATCTCAATATCACTTGAAAAAGAGCTGGTGTACCTGCAAAACGATATTGCACTTGTTTTTCACCTTGATGCCGGAAAACTTCGTGTTGTCGGCACTATTTCTCTCAACTAA
- the artA gene encoding archaeosortase A, which yields MEAILVFLSAVAFIAFLVCPGSKRNYFAAFGWIAIVLSIIIDIPYYIYEENNFMYPVLGILGLPFLYVTVPQLLEGNKYVNYLSRGAAIAFLIYLPFAYIPGAGDCLIAVVTSQVYAVGSFLGLPFSRIAWNMLGYNGFSVEIILACTGIQSIAIMLGLAYCVPTTFRQKVLSFLIIAPVIYILNIFRNVFVVAAYTGQWFQFLPEIASNGELGYESFFWAHNVMAELGALVFLIILALGLFMVIPGLGDFADGLIKLYTKKLKGVCKGK from the coding sequence ATGGAAGCCATTCTGGTATTTTTGTCTGCCGTTGCATTTATAGCATTTCTTGTTTGTCCCGGCAGCAAAAGAAATTATTTCGCCGCATTTGGATGGATAGCAATAGTTTTGTCCATAATAATTGACATCCCCTATTACATATATGAAGAGAATAATTTTATGTATCCTGTGCTTGGAATACTCGGACTGCCTTTTTTGTATGTAACGGTCCCACAGCTCCTTGAAGGCAATAAATACGTAAATTACCTGAGCCGGGGGGCGGCAATAGCGTTTCTGATATATCTTCCGTTTGCCTATATTCCCGGTGCGGGGGACTGTCTCATAGCAGTCGTGACTTCCCAGGTTTATGCTGTGGGAAGTTTTCTGGGTCTGCCTTTCAGTCGTATTGCATGGAATATGCTTGGATACAATGGTTTTTCCGTAGAAATCATTCTGGCGTGTACAGGAATCCAGAGCATCGCTATAATGCTTGGACTTGCATACTGCGTTCCTACGACGTTCCGGCAGAAAGTGCTTTCATTTCTTATAATAGCCCCGGTAATTTACATACTGAACATCTTCAGGAATGTCTTTGTGGTTGCAGCCTATACAGGGCAGTGGTTTCAGTTTCTGCCTGAGATTGCGTCCAACGGAGAGCTCGGTTATGAAAGTTTTTTCTGGGCCCATAACGTAATGGCAGAACTTGGTGCACTTGTATTTTTGATTATTCTTGCACTTGGTCTTTTTATGGTAATCCCGGGCCTTGGTGATTTTGCAGACGGTCTTATAAAACTGTATACCAAAAAGCTCAAAGGTGTCTGTAAAGGTAAATGA